In one window of Corynebacterium mycetoides DNA:
- a CDS encoding SDR family oxidoreductase yields MEKLSFRRKAVFISGGASGIGMETAKKMLERGWVVGSYDIVPTEWHRGLDLDEGQLVTGHLDVRSFADWERALRDFTAHTDGELDAFFNNAGVIVDGRIAQQDPDRIQWLSDINCVGVSYGAKACHPYLKKTKGSVMVSMSSASAIYGQPEISTYSASKFYVKGLTEALSLEWARDGIRVHDLAPLWAKTKVAEVNARSIRTLGVRLEASDVADVAQRVLADPSFYDTLRVHHGVSVTDKVLKALSDFSPDIVRRLVTKILVG; encoded by the coding sequence ATGGAAAAACTAAGCTTCCGGAGAAAGGCCGTCTTCATCAGCGGTGGGGCGTCCGGCATCGGCATGGAAACCGCGAAGAAGATGCTCGAGCGTGGCTGGGTCGTGGGCAGCTACGACATCGTGCCCACCGAGTGGCACCGCGGGCTCGACCTCGATGAGGGTCAGCTCGTTACCGGCCACCTCGATGTGCGCAGTTTCGCCGACTGGGAAAGGGCCCTGCGGGACTTCACGGCCCACACCGACGGGGAGCTCGACGCGTTCTTCAACAACGCGGGCGTGATTGTCGACGGCCGCATCGCGCAGCAGGACCCCGACCGCATTCAATGGCTCAGCGACATCAACTGCGTCGGCGTGAGCTACGGGGCGAAGGCCTGCCACCCGTACTTGAAAAAGACGAAGGGCTCGGTCATGGTGTCCATGAGTTCGGCGTCCGCCATTTACGGCCAGCCGGAGATATCGACGTACTCCGCCTCCAAGTTCTACGTCAAGGGGCTGACGGAGGCGCTGAGCCTGGAGTGGGCGAGGGACGGGATCCGCGTGCACGACCTGGCTCCCCTGTGGGCGAAAACCAAGGTCGCCGAGGTTAACGCCCGCTCCATCAGGACCCTCGGCGTCCGGCTCGAGGCCTCCGACGTGGCCGACGTCGCGCAACGTGTCCTCGCCGACCCGAGCTTCTATGACACACTCCGCGTCCACCACGGGGTCAGCGTCACCGACAAGGTGCTCAAGGCCCTGTCCGACTTCTCCCCCGACATTGTGCGCCGCCTGGTTACGAAGATTCTCGTCGGGTAG
- a CDS encoding succinic semialdehyde dehydrogenase encodes MTQTQAPARKMTDIINPQTGEVITQVPAHTKEDTAEVFERARRAQKRWEKTNFRKRRQIFLKFHNLVIDNRERILDTIQGENGKNRLSALEEVLDVAMNSRHYAYRAGKLLKPQKRRPAVPLWTSTREEFSPKGVVGVIAPFNYPFNLSLSDAIAAMLAGNAVVIKPDSRTPMSAILGAELLAEAGLPDGVCNIVTGSGSEVGQAIAEECDFLMFTGSTKTGQSLAEQVAPRLIDYSMELGGKNPLIVADDADIERATDGVWAACFGNSGQLCISIERIYVHRAVADEFIAGFVDRVKRMKVGAGTSWELDMGSLIDVDQVDVVDKFVQDAVSKGATVLTGGKRLPELGETFYAPTVLTDVPESADMYRNEVFGPVVYIEVVDSNEEAVRRANDTEYGLNSSVWAKPSTGKWLASQIEAGTVNINEGYAPSWTALDAPMGGWKNSGVGRRHGDVGITKYTESRNVTETRVMNVINNDLPSEMWSNVLATTLKLGRDIMR; translated from the coding sequence ATGACTCAGACACAAGCCCCTGCACGCAAGATGACCGACATCATCAACCCTCAGACGGGGGAGGTTATTACCCAGGTTCCCGCACACACCAAGGAAGATACGGCCGAGGTGTTTGAACGCGCCCGTCGAGCTCAGAAGCGCTGGGAGAAGACCAACTTCCGCAAGCGCCGCCAGATCTTCCTGAAGTTCCACAACCTCGTGATCGACAACCGCGAGCGGATCCTGGACACGATCCAGGGGGAGAACGGAAAGAACCGCCTCAGCGCTCTGGAGGAGGTCCTCGACGTCGCGATGAACTCCCGCCACTACGCTTACCGCGCCGGGAAGCTCCTCAAGCCGCAGAAGCGGCGTCCGGCCGTTCCCCTGTGGACGTCGACACGCGAAGAGTTCTCTCCCAAGGGAGTCGTCGGCGTGATCGCCCCGTTTAACTACCCGTTCAACCTGTCGCTCTCCGACGCGATCGCCGCGATGCTGGCCGGCAACGCGGTCGTGATTAAGCCCGACTCCCGCACGCCGATGTCGGCGATTCTGGGTGCGGAGCTGCTCGCCGAGGCGGGCCTGCCCGACGGCGTGTGCAACATCGTCACCGGCTCCGGTTCCGAGGTTGGCCAGGCGATCGCGGAGGAGTGCGACTTCCTGATGTTCACCGGATCCACCAAGACCGGGCAGTCGCTCGCCGAGCAGGTCGCGCCGCGACTGATCGACTACTCGATGGAGCTCGGCGGCAAGAACCCGCTGATCGTCGCCGACGACGCGGACATCGAGCGCGCCACCGACGGGGTGTGGGCGGCGTGCTTCGGCAACTCCGGCCAGCTGTGCATCTCGATCGAACGCATCTACGTCCACCGCGCCGTGGCCGACGAGTTCATCGCCGGCTTCGTCGACCGCGTCAAGCGGATGAAGGTCGGCGCCGGAACGAGCTGGGAGCTGGACATGGGCTCGCTCATCGATGTCGACCAGGTCGACGTCGTGGATAAGTTCGTCCAGGACGCTGTGTCCAAGGGTGCAACCGTGCTCACGGGAGGCAAGCGCCTGCCGGAGCTCGGCGAGACCTTCTACGCACCCACCGTGCTTACCGACGTCCCGGAGTCCGCGGACATGTACCGCAACGAGGTCTTTGGGCCTGTCGTCTACATCGAGGTCGTCGACTCCAACGAGGAGGCCGTGCGCCGCGCGAACGACACCGAGTACGGCCTGAACTCCTCCGTCTGGGCTAAGCCGTCGACTGGCAAGTGGCTCGCCTCCCAGATCGAGGCCGGAACCGTCAACATCAACGAGGGCTACGCCCCGTCCTGGACCGCACTCGATGCTCCCATGGGCGGCTGGAAGAACTCCGGCGTCGGGCGTCGCCACGGTGACGTCGGCATCACCAAGTACACGGAGTCGCGCAACGTGACCGAGACGAGGGTGATGAACGTGATTAACAACGACCTGCCGAGCGAGATGTGGTCGAACGTTCTGGCCACGACGCTGAAGCTGGGACGCGACATTATGCGCTAA
- a CDS encoding DUF3068 domain-containing protein: MLSKSRIVAALVAGLGIALIVGGLLAPRFLIGDGRLPLDLEHTTWTVKDDEGSHLGETAPVTRQLHMEIQNPANGDTASVRVGETVRAGDAASDFDNLVTAQTWTFPMDRVSGAPVAPMQLSNVMILPETEIATDAPWLKLPSNTRQSTYEVFDSTLRGPAPAVFAGEEEVAGRTIYRYEQHIEPTNLALRYADPLNTRIETDADGNQTRLFLYYAASRSLLVDRVSGLVVGVAEDVDTYYGDAAGRRVDDVLAYQGSMPEEQTQAMVSQLRGVYSQSQSRTATIAVISVGALLALVGLVGALRPARVRARRAAVE, encoded by the coding sequence ATGCTCTCGAAGTCCCGAATTGTGGCGGCACTGGTGGCCGGTCTCGGCATCGCGCTGATCGTGGGCGGGCTTCTCGCTCCCCGGTTCCTCATCGGGGACGGGCGCCTGCCGCTGGATCTGGAGCACACCACGTGGACGGTCAAGGACGACGAGGGTTCCCACCTCGGCGAGACGGCGCCGGTGACGAGGCAGCTGCACATGGAGATCCAGAACCCGGCGAACGGGGACACGGCCAGCGTCAGGGTGGGGGAGACGGTGCGTGCCGGTGACGCCGCGAGCGACTTCGACAACTTGGTCACCGCGCAGACGTGGACATTTCCGATGGACCGCGTAAGCGGCGCACCGGTCGCCCCCATGCAGCTGTCCAACGTGATGATCCTGCCGGAGACCGAAATCGCCACCGACGCGCCGTGGCTCAAGCTGCCGTCGAACACGCGGCAGTCGACCTACGAGGTGTTCGACTCCACGCTGCGCGGGCCCGCCCCCGCGGTGTTCGCAGGCGAGGAGGAGGTCGCCGGCCGGACCATCTACCGCTACGAGCAACACATTGAGCCCACCAACCTGGCCCTGCGCTACGCGGATCCGCTCAACACCCGGATCGAGACCGACGCCGACGGGAACCAGACGCGGTTGTTCTTGTACTACGCGGCGTCGAGAAGCTTGCTGGTAGACCGCGTCTCCGGGCTCGTCGTCGGGGTCGCCGAAGACGTGGACACCTACTACGGCGACGCCGCGGGGCGGCGGGTGGATGACGTGCTGGCCTACCAGGGCAGCATGCCGGAAGAGCAGACGCAGGCGATGGTGTCCCAGCTGCGCGGAGTGTATTCGCAATCTCAGTCGCGCACCGCTACCATCGCTGTGATCTCCGTAGGCGCCCTGCTCGCGCTGGTCGGCTTAGTGGGGGCACTGCGGCCCGCGCGGGTTCGCGCGCGACGCGCGGCCGTGGAGTAG
- the rpoB gene encoding DNA-directed RNA polymerase subunit beta, giving the protein MLEGPNLAVSRQTMSMANIPGAPERYSFAKISEPVTVPGLLDVQSESFAWLVGTEEWRERQRAERGDDARITSGLEDILDEISPIQDYSGNMSLSLSEPRFEEIKYSIDECKEKDINYSAPLYVTAEFINNDTQEIKSQTVFIGDFPLMTDKGTFIVNGTERVVVSQLVRSPGVYFDETIDKSTERPLHAVKVIPSRGAWLEFDVDKRDTVGVRIDRKRRQPVTVLLKALGWTTEQITERFGFSEIMMSTLESDGVSNTDEALLEIYRKQRPGEQPTRDLAQSLLENSFFKAKRYDLARVGRYKVNRKLGLGGDHDGLMTLTEEDIATTLEYLVRLHAGETEMTSPTGEIIPINTDDIDHFGNRRLRTVGELIQNQVRVGLSRMERVVRERMTTQDAESITPTSLINVRPVSAAIREFFGTSQLSQFMDQNNSLSGLTHKRRLSALGPGGLSRERAGIEVRDVHPSHYGRMCPIETPEGPNIGLIGALASYARVNAFGFIETPYQKVVDGKLTDQIDYLTADEEDRYAIAQAATPLDGERNLVGERIEVRLKDGDIGVVGAHGVDYLDISPRQMVSVATAMIPFLEHDDANRALMGANMQKQAVPLLRSEAAYVATGMEQRAAYDAGDTVISRKAGVIEDVTGDYITVMDDDGIRDTYMLRTFERTNQGTCYNQTPIVNAGDRVEAGQVIADGPGTKNGEMALGRNLLVAFMPWEGHNYEDAIILNQRVVEEDILTSVHIEEHEIDARDTKLGAEEITREIPNVSEDVLKDLDERGIIRIGADVRDGDILVGKVTPKGETELTPEERLLRAIFGEKAREVRDTSLKVPHGETGKVIAVRRFSREDDDDLSPGVNEMIRVYVAQKRKIQDGDKMAGRHGNKGVVGKILPQEDMPFMADGTPVDIILNTHGVPRRMNIGQVLEVHLGWLAHAGWTVNPDDPANAELLQTLPEHLYDVPPESLTATPVFDGASNEEIAGLLANSKPNRDGDVMVDGNGKTMLFDGRSGEPFKYPVSVGYMYMLKLHHLVDEKIHARSTGPYSMITQQPLGGKAQFGGQRFGEMEVWAMQAYGAAYTLQELLTIKSDDVVGRVKVYEAIVKGDNIPDPGIPESFKVLLKELQSLCLNVEVLTADGTPMELTGDEDDFDQAGSSLGINLSRDEGAAADTA; this is encoded by the coding sequence GTGCTGGAAGGACCCAACTTGGCAGTCTCCCGCCAGACCATGTCAATGGCCAATATCCCCGGAGCTCCCGAACGTTACTCGTTTGCAAAGATCTCCGAGCCTGTGACCGTACCAGGGTTGCTCGACGTACAAAGCGAGTCCTTTGCATGGCTCGTCGGCACAGAGGAGTGGCGCGAGCGCCAGCGCGCGGAGCGCGGCGACGACGCCCGGATTACGAGCGGCCTCGAGGACATCCTCGACGAGATCTCGCCGATCCAGGATTACTCGGGCAACATGAGCCTGTCCCTGTCCGAGCCCCGGTTCGAGGAGATCAAGTACTCCATCGACGAGTGCAAGGAAAAGGACATCAACTACTCGGCTCCGCTGTACGTTACCGCGGAGTTCATCAACAACGACACCCAGGAGATCAAGTCTCAGACGGTGTTCATCGGCGACTTCCCGCTGATGACGGACAAGGGCACGTTCATCGTCAACGGCACGGAGCGCGTCGTCGTCTCCCAGCTCGTGCGTTCCCCGGGCGTGTACTTCGACGAGACCATCGACAAGTCCACGGAGCGCCCCCTGCACGCCGTGAAGGTCATCCCGTCGCGCGGCGCGTGGCTGGAGTTCGACGTCGACAAGCGCGACACCGTCGGGGTCCGCATCGACCGAAAGCGCCGTCAGCCGGTCACCGTGCTGCTGAAGGCGCTGGGCTGGACCACCGAGCAGATCACGGAGCGCTTCGGCTTCTCCGAGATCATGATGTCCACCCTCGAGTCCGACGGCGTGTCCAACACCGACGAGGCGCTGCTGGAGATCTACCGCAAGCAGCGCCCGGGCGAGCAGCCGACGCGTGACCTCGCGCAGTCCCTGCTGGAGAACTCCTTCTTCAAGGCGAAGCGCTACGACCTCGCGCGCGTCGGCCGCTACAAGGTCAACCGCAAGCTTGGCCTGGGCGGCGACCACGACGGTCTGATGACCCTGACCGAGGAAGATATCGCCACCACGCTCGAGTACCTCGTGCGCCTGCACGCGGGCGAGACCGAGATGACGTCGCCGACCGGGGAGATCATCCCGATCAACACCGACGACATCGACCACTTCGGCAACCGCCGTCTGCGCACCGTGGGCGAGCTGATCCAGAACCAGGTCCGCGTCGGCCTGTCGCGCATGGAGCGCGTCGTGCGTGAGCGCATGACCACGCAGGATGCGGAGTCGATCACTCCGACGTCTCTGATCAACGTGCGCCCGGTTTCCGCTGCGATCCGCGAGTTCTTCGGCACGTCCCAGCTCTCGCAGTTCATGGACCAGAACAACTCCCTGTCCGGCCTGACGCACAAGCGCCGCCTCTCCGCGCTCGGCCCCGGCGGCCTGTCCCGCGAACGTGCGGGCATCGAGGTCCGCGACGTGCACCCGTCCCACTACGGCCGCATGTGCCCGATCGAGACCCCGGAGGGCCCGAACATCGGCCTGATCGGCGCGCTCGCGTCTTACGCGCGCGTCAACGCGTTCGGTTTCATTGAGACTCCGTACCAGAAGGTCGTCGACGGCAAGCTGACCGATCAGATCGACTACCTCACCGCCGACGAGGAGGACCGCTACGCCATCGCGCAGGCGGCCACCCCGCTGGATGGCGAGCGCAACCTCGTCGGGGAGCGCATCGAGGTCCGTCTCAAGGACGGCGACATCGGAGTCGTCGGCGCCCACGGCGTGGACTACCTGGATATCTCCCCGCGCCAGATGGTCTCCGTCGCCACGGCGATGATTCCGTTCCTCGAGCACGACGACGCCAACCGCGCGCTCATGGGTGCCAACATGCAGAAGCAGGCTGTGCCGCTGCTGCGCTCCGAGGCCGCCTACGTGGCCACCGGCATGGAGCAGCGCGCCGCGTACGACGCGGGCGACACCGTGATCTCCCGCAAGGCCGGCGTGATCGAGGACGTCACCGGTGACTACATCACCGTCATGGACGACGACGGCATCCGCGACACCTACATGCTGCGCACCTTTGAGCGCACCAACCAGGGCACCTGCTACAACCAGACGCCGATCGTCAACGCGGGCGACCGCGTTGAGGCCGGCCAGGTCATCGCAGACGGTCCGGGCACGAAGAACGGCGAGATGGCTCTCGGCCGTAACCTGCTCGTCGCCTTCATGCCGTGGGAGGGCCACAACTATGAGGACGCCATCATCCTCAACCAGCGCGTGGTGGAGGAGGATATCCTCACCTCCGTGCACATTGAGGAGCACGAGATCGACGCCCGCGACACCAAGCTCGGTGCCGAGGAAATCACCCGTGAGATCCCGAACGTGTCCGAGGACGTGCTCAAGGATCTGGACGAGCGCGGCATCATCCGCATCGGCGCCGACGTGCGCGACGGCGACATCCTCGTGGGCAAGGTCACCCCGAAGGGCGAGACCGAGCTGACCCCGGAGGAGCGCCTGCTGCGCGCCATCTTCGGCGAGAAGGCCCGCGAAGTGCGCGACACCTCCCTGAAGGTGCCCCACGGCGAGACCGGCAAGGTCATTGCCGTGCGCCGATTCTCCCGCGAGGATGACGACGATCTGAGCCCGGGCGTCAACGAGATGATCCGCGTCTACGTCGCCCAGAAGCGCAAGATTCAGGACGGCGACAAGATGGCCGGCCGCCACGGCAACAAGGGCGTGGTGGGCAAGATCCTCCCGCAGGAGGACATGCCGTTCATGGCTGACGGCACTCCGGTGGACATCATCTTGAACACCCACGGCGTGCCGCGCCGTATGAACATCGGCCAGGTCCTCGAGGTCCACCTCGGGTGGCTCGCGCACGCCGGCTGGACCGTCAACCCGGACGACCCGGCCAACGCCGAGCTGCTTCAGACCCTGCCCGAGCACCTGTACGACGTCCCGCCGGAGTCGCTCACTGCCACCCCGGTGTTCGACGGTGCCAGCAACGAGGAGATCGCGGGCCTGCTCGCGAACTCGAAGCCGAACCGCGACGGCGACGTCATGGTCGACGGCAACGGCAAAACGATGCTTTTCGACGGCCGCTCCGGTGAGCCGTTCAAGTACCCCGTCTCCGTGGGCTACATGTACATGCTCAAGCTGCACCACCTGGTGGACGAGAAGATCCACGCCCGCTCCACGGGCCCGTACTCCATGATCACCCAGCAGCCGCTGGGCGGTAAGGCCCAGTTCGGCGGCCAGCGCTTCGGCGAGATGGAGGTGTGGGCCATGCAGGCGTACGGCGCCGCCTACACCCTGCAGGAGCTGCTGACCATCAAGTCCGACGACGTCGTCGGCCGCGTGAAGGTCTACGAGGCGATTGTCAAGGGCGACAACATCCCGGATCCGGGAATCCCCGAGTCTTTCAAGGTGTTGCTCAAGGAGCTGCAGTCGCTCTGCCTGAACGTGGAGGTGCTCACCGCCGACGGAACCCCGATGGAGCTCACCGGCGACGAGGACGATTTCGACCAGGCCGGTTCCTCCCTCGGCATCAACCTCTCGCGCGACGAGGGTGCAGCGGCTGACACGGCCTAG
- a CDS encoding DNA-directed RNA polymerase subunit beta': MFDVNLFDELRIGLATADDIRRWSHGEVKKPETINYRTLKPEKDGLFCERIFGPTRDWECACGKYKRVRYKGIICERCGVEVTKSKVRRERMGHIELAAPVTHIWYFKGVPSRLGYLLDLAPKDLERIIYFAANIITSVDEEARHNDMSTLEAEMLMEKKEVEADANSEIAERAQKLEEDLAELEAAGANASARKKVQQAADKEMTHIRQAGEREVERLDEVWQTFVKLAPKQMIIDENLYEELVDRYEDYFTGGMGAEAIQTLIRSFDLEAEAEELRTIIAEGKGQKKIRALKRLKVVAAFLRSGNDPAGMILDAIPVIPPELRPMVQLDGGRFATSDLNDLYRRVINRNNRLKRMIDLGAPEIIVNNEKRMLQESVDALFDNGRRGRPVTGPGNRPLKSLSDLLKGKQGRFRQNLLGKRVDYSGRSVIIVGPQLKLHECGLPKLMALELFKPFVMKRLVDNDYAQNIKSAKRMVERQRPEVWDVLEEAISEHPVLLNRAPTLHRLGIQAFEPKLVEGKAIQLHPLACEAFNADFDGDQMAVHLPLSAEAQAEARVLMLSSNNILSPASGKPLAMPRLDMVTGLYFLTMLKGESEIGGEGAYAPADENGPARGVYTSYREAIMAYDRGVLGLQAPIKVRIDHLRPTAEVEAEQFPDGWSQGQPWMADTTLGRIMFNEMLPFNFPYQEGAMVRKGGGAGKVLLGDVIQSMVEKYPMITVAQTLDKMKDAGFYWATRSGVTISMSDVLVLPNKTEVLEQYEREAEEIERKFWEKGALTEENRYDRLVELWQDATNKVGQAVEDLYPDDNPIPMIVKSGAAGNMRQIWTLAGMKGMVVNSRGEYSTRPIKTSFREGLSVMEYFNNSHGSRKGLADTALRTADSGYLTRRLVDVAQDVIVREEDCGTHQGVRVPVAEMVGDKWVRDDLVETSVSGRVLASDAKDADGTVVLEAGSDLNEENIDKLVAAGVAEVKVRSVLTCQTPTGVCAKCYGKSMASGKLVDIGEAVGIVAAQSIGEPGTQLTMRTFHQGGVGGDITGGLPRVQELFEARVPKNRAPIASVAGTITLEDEGNFWTLTIHPDDGSDDVVYEKLSKRQGLAQVRRPMESNPEAMIERSLREGDRVEVGDRLLRGAADPHDVLDVLGRRGVEKHLIDEVQAVYRTQGVSIHDKHIEIIIRQMLRRGNVIDSGDTDFLPGTLVDLAEARQVNAQTVADGGQPAEMRSEIMGITKASLATESWLSAASFQETTRVLTDAAINKRSDKLIGLKENVIIGKLIPAGTGIARYRNIQVKPTEAARSAAYSIPSFGDSIYGDDGYGEFTGASVPLDEYGFDQI, translated from the coding sequence GTGTTTGACGTAAACCTCTTCGACGAGCTTCGCATTGGCCTGGCCACCGCCGACGATATCCGCCGTTGGTCCCACGGCGAGGTCAAGAAGCCCGAAACCATCAACTACCGCACACTCAAGCCCGAGAAGGACGGTCTCTTCTGCGAGCGCATTTTCGGCCCGACCCGCGACTGGGAGTGCGCCTGCGGCAAGTACAAGCGCGTGCGCTACAAGGGCATCATCTGTGAGCGCTGCGGTGTTGAGGTGACCAAGTCCAAGGTGCGCCGCGAGCGCATGGGCCACATCGAGCTCGCCGCGCCCGTGACCCACATCTGGTACTTCAAGGGTGTGCCGTCCCGCCTGGGCTACCTGCTCGACCTGGCGCCGAAGGACCTTGAGCGCATCATCTACTTCGCCGCCAACATCATCACCTCCGTGGACGAGGAAGCTCGCCACAACGACATGTCGACCCTCGAGGCCGAGATGCTCATGGAGAAGAAGGAAGTGGAGGCGGACGCCAACTCCGAGATCGCCGAGCGCGCTCAGAAGCTGGAGGAGGACCTCGCTGAGCTGGAGGCCGCCGGCGCGAACGCGTCGGCACGCAAGAAGGTGCAGCAGGCCGCCGACAAGGAGATGACCCACATTCGCCAGGCCGGAGAGCGCGAGGTTGAGCGTCTCGACGAGGTGTGGCAGACGTTTGTCAAGCTCGCCCCGAAGCAGATGATCATCGATGAGAACCTCTACGAGGAGCTTGTCGACCGCTACGAGGATTACTTCACCGGCGGCATGGGCGCCGAGGCGATTCAGACGCTCATCCGCAGCTTCGACCTCGAGGCCGAGGCTGAGGAGCTGCGCACCATCATCGCCGAGGGTAAGGGCCAGAAGAAGATCCGCGCGCTCAAGCGCCTGAAGGTCGTCGCCGCGTTCCTGCGTTCCGGCAACGACCCGGCCGGCATGATCCTGGACGCGATCCCGGTGATCCCGCCGGAGCTGCGCCCGATGGTCCAGCTCGACGGTGGCCGGTTCGCCACCTCCGACCTCAACGACCTGTACCGCCGCGTGATCAACCGCAACAACCGCCTCAAGCGCATGATCGACCTCGGCGCGCCCGAGATCATCGTGAACAACGAGAAGCGCATGCTGCAGGAGTCCGTCGACGCGCTGTTCGACAACGGCCGCCGCGGCCGCCCCGTCACGGGCCCGGGCAACCGACCGCTGAAGTCCCTGTCCGACCTGCTCAAGGGCAAGCAGGGCCGCTTCCGCCAGAACCTGCTGGGCAAGCGCGTGGACTACTCCGGCCGTTCTGTGATCATTGTCGGTCCGCAGCTCAAGCTCCACGAGTGCGGTCTGCCGAAGCTCATGGCGCTCGAGCTGTTCAAGCCGTTCGTGATGAAGCGCCTGGTGGACAACGACTACGCGCAGAACATCAAGTCCGCCAAGCGCATGGTGGAGCGCCAGCGCCCCGAGGTGTGGGACGTGCTCGAGGAGGCTATTTCCGAGCACCCCGTGCTGCTCAACCGCGCGCCGACGCTGCACCGCCTGGGTATTCAGGCCTTCGAGCCGAAGCTGGTCGAGGGCAAGGCCATCCAGCTGCACCCGCTGGCCTGTGAGGCGTTCAATGCTGACTTCGACGGCGACCAGATGGCAGTGCACCTGCCGCTGTCCGCCGAGGCGCAGGCGGAGGCCCGTGTGCTCATGCTGTCGTCGAACAACATCTTGTCCCCGGCGTCCGGCAAGCCGCTGGCGATGCCGCGCCTGGACATGGTCACCGGCCTGTACTTCCTCACCATGCTCAAGGGCGAGTCCGAGATCGGCGGCGAGGGTGCCTACGCCCCCGCCGACGAGAACGGCCCCGCGCGCGGCGTGTACACCTCCTACCGCGAGGCCATCATGGCCTACGACCGCGGGGTGCTGGGGCTGCAGGCGCCGATCAAGGTCCGCATCGACCACCTCCGCCCGACGGCGGAGGTCGAGGCGGAGCAGTTCCCCGACGGCTGGTCGCAGGGTCAGCCCTGGATGGCGGACACCACGCTGGGCCGCATCATGTTCAATGAGATGCTGCCGTTCAACTTCCCGTACCAGGAAGGCGCGATGGTGCGCAAGGGCGGCGGCGCCGGCAAGGTGCTGCTTGGCGACGTCATCCAGTCCATGGTGGAGAAGTACCCGATGATCACCGTGGCCCAGACGCTGGACAAGATGAAGGACGCAGGTTTCTACTGGGCGACCCGTTCCGGCGTGACCATCTCCATGTCCGACGTGCTTGTTCTGCCGAACAAGACCGAGGTGCTCGAGCAGTACGAGCGCGAGGCCGAGGAGATCGAGCGCAAGTTCTGGGAGAAGGGCGCACTGACGGAGGAGAACCGCTACGACCGTCTGGTCGAGCTGTGGCAGGACGCCACGAACAAGGTGGGTCAGGCCGTGGAGGATCTCTACCCGGACGACAACCCGATCCCGATGATCGTGAAGTCGGGCGCGGCAGGCAACATGCGCCAGATTTGGACGCTGGCCGGCATGAAGGGCATGGTCGTGAACTCGCGTGGCGAGTACAGCACCCGCCCGATCAAGACCTCGTTCCGCGAGGGCTTGAGCGTGATGGAGTACTTCAACAACTCCCACGGCTCGCGCAAGGGTCTGGCCGATACCGCTCTGCGTACCGCAGACTCCGGGTACCTCACCCGTCGCCTTGTCGACGTCGCCCAGGACGTCATCGTCCGCGAGGAAGACTGCGGCACCCACCAGGGTGTCCGGGTGCCCGTGGCCGAGATGGTCGGCGACAAGTGGGTGCGCGACGACCTGGTCGAGACGTCCGTGTCGGGCCGCGTGCTCGCGAGCGACGCGAAGGACGCCGACGGCACCGTGGTGCTCGAGGCGGGCTCCGACCTGAACGAGGAGAACATCGACAAGCTCGTCGCCGCGGGCGTGGCCGAGGTCAAGGTGCGCTCCGTTCTCACCTGCCAGACCCCGACCGGCGTGTGCGCGAAGTGCTACGGCAAATCGATGGCGTCGGGCAAGCTGGTCGACATCGGCGAGGCCGTCGGCATCGTCGCCGCGCAGTCGATCGGTGAGCCGGGTACCCAGCTGACGATGCGTACCTTCCACCAGGGCGGTGTCGGCGGTGACATCACCGGCGGTCTGCCGCGTGTGCAGGAGCTGTTCGAGGCCCGCGTGCCGAAGAACCGCGCTCCGATCGCCTCCGTGGCGGGCACCATCACGCTGGAGGACGAGGGCAACTTCTGGACGCTGACCATCCACCCGGATGACGGCTCCGACGATGTCGTGTACGAGAAGCTGTCGAAGCGCCAGGGCCTGGCGCAGGTGCGCCGCCCGATGGAGTCCAACCCCGAGGCGATGATCGAGCGCTCCCTGCGCGAAGGCGACCGCGTGGAAGTCGGCGACCGTCTCCTGCGCGGTGCGGCTGACCCGCATGACGTGCTCGACGTGCTGGGCCGACGCGGCGTCGAGAAGCACTTGATCGACGAAGTGCAGGCCGTGTACCGCACCCAGGGTGTGTCCATCCACGACAAGCACATCGAGATCATCATCCGCCAGATGCTGCGTCGCGGAAACGTCATCGACTCCGGTGACACGGACTTCCTGCCGGGCACCCTGGTCGACCTCGCCGAGGCGCGCCAGGTTAACGCCCAGACGGTGGCCGATGGCGGGCAGCCGGCGGAGATGCGCTCGGAGATCATGGGCATCACGAAGGCGTCGCTGGCGACGGAGTCGTGGCTGTCGGCGGCCTCCTTCCAGGAGACCACCCGCGTGCTTACCGACGCCGCCATCAACAAGCGCTCCGACAAGCTGATCGGCCTGAAGGAGAACGTGATCATCGGCAAGCTGATCCCGGCCGGCACCGGCATCGCCCGGTACCGCAACATCCAGGTCAAGCCGACGGAGGCGGCGCGCAGCGCGGCGTACTCGATCCCGAGCTTCGGCGATTCGATCTACGGCGACGACGGTTACGGCGAGTTCACCGGCGCGTCCGTGCCGCTCGACGAGTACGGATTCGACCAGATCTAG